The Aedes albopictus strain Foshan chromosome 1, AalbF5, whole genome shotgun sequence genomic interval gagtttagtattcttcagctattttctcctgctcgggaagcgtCACTCTGGCGTTCGACGAAAGTGCACAGAAATAGAAATTTAAGTTTCTTAACTTCCCAAATATATGGTAATGGTTACAAATATGGAGTCATAAAAATGTGGTAAACACTTCTTGTCAGCTTCAGTTACAACCAAGATGTGCAAAAAGACGTCAAAGAACAATAAAATGTTACAGTAAATTGTAAACttttactttaggaatttcttttgtaGTAAAACTTTCAGTTCATATCGCCAAAGAAAATAATTCcgaaaaattccgaaaaattgtcaactgaaaatcgtggACCGTATTGACAAGAACAGAAAATACCTGTACATAATGCAAATTGCGTTCATTACTATACCCCTTGAATGCGACACTCCTCTTCTCTACGATATCTCACGGCACCTtaatgggactaagatgaatactACGATGTCCgtaaaagacacgtctggacatttGTTAACCGACCCACCAACATCTCTGCAAATCCGCCAAGAGTGCGACCGCATTCCAGAGATTAATCCAaacattacttctggaattcctgcaaaagttcttcaaggattcctctaaggcttcctccaagaattcctctgtggattcctccaagaattcctttaggaattcatccagagattcctgtactaattccaccaggaatgacttaagggattcctcccctaattcatacaggaattccatcagggatttctgtaggaattccttcaacgattcctccaggaattcttataggaattccccCCCCCCaaaaatttcccagaaaaccaagacattgtatgTGCAGGTGATATGgaaaccttatttgtacgatggtgcaaacattatcacgcatacggtattttCAGTCTCTTATGCTTTTAGACACGAGTTGCAAGAATCAGGCCGTGACTCAAACGAAGTCATTTCTGGGCATTGGCACCTGTAACCGGTATCGGAAGGTGCTCACAGTGGATACATATAGATGCTCATGTAGAGTCTCGCTGTCAAATAAATGCCGTCGTTTTTCATCTACACTAGAGTCTGACAAACAAAGCGATTATCAGCGCATGAGTGTTTTGGTCATATCTCTATTAGCACTCGAAGGGGATGTTTTAAGCTCACATTTTTTCCACATCGAGGAAAAGTCAATCACATGATTAAGCTAATCATGTGATGCTGGTATTTGCATGGTTTTTCATACTaattacaatgatttttttttatctttaatatcgagattttcagcctaatTTAAATGATGATCAGGGAAAGCACCGTTGATAAAACTAGCCCACTCGCGGCCACTGGAAAGTGACACGGAGGAACCACTCTCGAAGACATTTTTGGCATACAATGAAAACATGTCTTGCGATTATCGTAATACTCTGGGCATGGACATTGACACAAACATGGATACGGGAAAACCTCAAGGGATACCTTTAGGAACAACTAAagctattcctttaggaattaggaACACCTTTAGGtgtttttctacaaaaaaaaactcctaagatccttccaggaaatctttcagaaattctttcaagagttcctccaaagattctccagaaattgctccagagattccttcaagaatggctccgggaattcctatcaAATTTCTCAAGGCAATCATCTGAGACCCCTCCacgagaattcatctagaaatgcctactaggatttattcaggaataccttcagggattccgcaagggattcctacagaccttcttccaggaattcttacagagttttctccaggaattgctccagggatttctacaggaactcagaTTCCCATCaacagagatttttcctggaattccttcacaatttcctccaagcattactccagtgatttctccaggagtgttcctctagggattcttttaggaatttctccagcgattcctttaggaatttctctggattttCCAGCATGTTTTCCACAGAGATTTTCCCTGAAtggaatccaagaattccttgtaatgattcccccagaaattcaaccagaggttgttccaggaattcctccgagaatttctccaagacttcttCGAGGGATTACTCCAAACTCGCATATTAGTCGAGatactcaaagctgaccccggaGTATTTGGGTGTTGCTGCTGATGGGATTGTCAGATCGTTACGAACCGATAATCATTGGCTTGGAAGCCTCGGGAGTCAACCTGACCTCAGATGCCATAAAAGCCAAGCTTTTGCAAGATGTGAAGTTCTAAGGAGAAACTTTTTCCTCCTACTGGGacctactgggacaaagcctacttcgcAGCGGGCCTGTTCAGTGTTTTACGAGCACTTTCACTGTTATTAACTGAGGAATTCGGGAGtgattcgcgaatagggcgtaactaacaaagcaataacaatgcgaaaacaacaaccgaattttgctgatcaaattttaattcctatttagaagtaatacagaataattcaacttaaataaggttaattgacacagttctgacatagtttcttgtttttctaagaacactgcacgaatttgatattttatgcactaaaaattgcatttatttaattacgcctgaattgatacctgcgaatgctaatttcgcccaatactatgcgcctcgaatcgatatcattttcagaatcgccttttactattcgccttgtttatgatttttgacagaatttcgccatttgctttcgccgtgtttacgttttgatttcagtttcgccttctactatcgccgtgtttacgtgttgatttcagtttcgcctttcactttcgtaaacaaaacatcaaacaaaacaaaggagtagaaggcgtaattcttgtttttgttcgtttggaatagaatgggattacgcctttcactcaatcagtgattttcgatagttagaaaagtgatgtcaaggaaactttgtgagcatttagaagacaaatctagcttcttttcactcctgcaattactcaaattgtgtacattttgttggttacggctttttcgctaattattacggaattcctctgccaatggccgttttgcatgtgtatatcgtgtggcatgcacgaagatcctctatgcccaaggaagtttgtccattacgaaaagtttcttgCAAAGaaccgggaatcgagcccgtcatTTTTTCCCTGAATAACTTATTACCCAGGGTAATCTGTTAAATGTACATTATTCGTTATTGTATGGGCGGTTCATACGAAGATAAGTGATGATAACGATTTATTGTTTCAATAACCTAACGATAATcttgatttgtttacatttgttaATGTGGACGTTTTGAAAAGTTACGCGAGAAGGCTTTCATATCGACACCCAGAATCTATTTTTATCGACCTACTCTCCTGCCCTGCTGGCTACTGCTGCATGCAAAGTCAATGCCATTCAATCTAGTGCCCAAACGGTAATGAAGCAAATTATTTTTGTCCCCATCCCATCGAACGCAAAATAATTCTAGCATGAAACGCTCTAACCATGCTTCGTCGGAGCAGGCTCGACCCTTGCCCCTGCTGTTACGTAACATCCGCGCTTCACAAACGGGAAGAAGGCGAGCATTCTATCCTAATCGATATAGCAAAATATACTCAGTAGAAGCAAAAAAGGAAACGTACCCTTCCGATGGTGATGATGGCTCCATCGTCTCCCACGTAGAACCCGGGCCTTCCGGACGGGGTCTGACTGGCACTTCCGTTGCCCTCGCTGCCGTTGTTGCTGCTGCCACTGCCGCCGCCCAATCCGCAGCCACTGCTGCTGTTAATGTCCTGCTTCAGGCCCTGGTAGCCCGACTCCAGCTCCGTGTAGGACATCTTCCGTGGAATTTCACAATCAACGTGTCACACAAATGGACAATCACTTCACTGCTAGATGAGCTGACCACCAGGGGACATGCCAGCTTATTGAAACTATTATCACCCAACTTCTACAACACTAATCTGCCCCCGGACATGATTGATTTTCACACGCTTGATTAATCACCGATTTTCCCCAACAAAAAACTTTTTACAGCACAATTTTCCAACACTGATCATTAGAGCAAGCATTCACCCATTCAAACGTGTTAATTTCACCCGCTAAACTACAAAACGACGGCACATTTTTCACTTACATAAATCAACAACAGTTCGTCGAGTTCCTCGAAGAAAAAATCCGACATCTTTGTTTCACTCGCGCACGGCACACGATCCTTCTTTTCTTGGTGCGACGACGATGAGAAGCCACAGGCGAGCGATGATGCTCCCCGCacccaacgtatctaaatacccaaggtaagagattcccgctaatattcgcggattagtgagaaaaggaaaaaagcaaaaaatagttatgaaatttgtgctgatttgtatgggcgcatcactatttagcaaactttcttaagaaattaagcactcccatcatagaagcaattatttaattgcatctcactggattaaaagtgacttccatgcaataaaacaggaaatatcgcaatttgaaaatcggtaacaatttttttttaattggttctaaacatattttttcagcatttagaaacatccaaactactaaaacttcacaaactttgctgaaataatgacattttagtgtaaaaacaccaacttttcataactaacgcagatgtgttggtgagtctcatttttgacatttgcgggaatctcttaccttggtatttagatactttgcccCGCACCAGCCAGCAAGGATGACACTTTTTCCAGCTCCGCAACGCGACCTGAATGACAGCTGATACGAGCGAGCGACGGCCGACGATGGCTGTCAACGCGGACCGAATCCGAATCAAAACAAAACGGACCGAAAAACAAAACCACGACGCGGAACGCAACACAGTCAGCGCGCAGTCGCCACGGCTGCAGGCACGACGCGAGAACCACGGAAGCACAACAGAAAACGAACGAAACGACGAAACAGCAACGGTCGCGCGCGCTCGCAAAAGTGTGGGTGGGAGATAACAAGAAAACACGAATCAAAACAGAAGAGCGAAAGCCGGCTGCTGCGCGAAAGGAAACGGTTTTTCGCGTTCAAATCACGCGAAGTTCAGAAGAAAACAAAACGGGAAAACATCGCAGTTTCAGGGTTGAATAAAGTGATAGAAGTTTTACCAGGGCTGTGATAAGTATTTGGGTATCAAACTAGGGTGGTCCATACAaagtggattggatttggatttaaatTTGGATTTGAAtgtggataggatttggattggatttgaattggaattggattggatttggattggatttggaatggatttggaatggatttggattggatttgaattggattcggattggatttggattggatttggattggattggatttggattggattaagattggcatttgaattggatttgaattggatttggattaaatttggattggatttgaattggatttggattggatttggattggattaagattgggatttgaattggatttggattaaacttggattggatttgaattggatttggattggatttggattggatttggattggatttggattggatttggattggattttgattggatttggattggattttgattggatttggattggatttggattggatttggattggattggatttggattggattaagattgggatttgaattggatttgaattggatttggattaaatttggattggatttgaattggatttggattggatttggattggattaagattgggatttgaattggatttggattaaacttggattggatttgaattggatttggattggatttggattggatttggattggatttgaattggatttggattggattttgattggatttggattggattttgattggatttggattggatttggattggatttggatttggattggatttgaattgaatttggattggatttggattggatttgaattgaatttggattggatttggattggatttggattggatttggatttggattggatttggatttaaatTTGGATTTGAATGtgtataggatttggattggatttgaattggaattggattggatttggattagatttggattggatttggattggatttggattggatttggattggatttggattggatttgaattggatttggattggatttggattggatttggattggatttggattggattttcattggatttggattggatttggattggatttggattggatttggattggatttggattggatttggattggatttggattggattttcattggatttggattggatttggattggatttggattagatttggattggatttggattggatttgcgttggatttagattggattttgattggatttggattggatttggattggatttggattggatttggattggatttggattggatttggattggatttggattggatttggattggatttggattggatttggattggattttgattggatttggattggatttggattggatttggaatggatttggattggatttggattggatttggattggatttggattggatttggattggatttggattggatttggattggatttggattggatttggaatggatttggattggatttggattggatttggattggatttagattggatttggattggatttcaaatagattttattttgaagagGCTCACCCTAATCAGCACTACTAAACGCAACCGACGCGGATAAAAAAAACATCGCAGATCTGTCGTCGATGCCGTCGTCGCCTTGGCAACGGAAGTAAACATTTACGTCGGCTGACCGTTGGTTATCTGCTGCAGCTAGTGGTGACGGATGGACAatattaatttcaattttaacgaTTTTGCTTGTGAAATTCTGTTTCCTGTTTTGCTTGTGTAGTGCAAAAATGTCCTCCGGTTTTAGTTCCGTGTTCAAAATCAACGGCGTACCGATTCTTCCTCCGGTGGTGAGTTAACTGAAAGATCCATGGATAGGGGCTCTAATTTCAATCTTTGTCTCTTGATCTCCCCCCAATCCAGATGACCGACGAGGTTCGAGCGGAAGTGGCCCGCTATCGTCAGATGGCTGTGCAGCTCGAACAGAAGCTTCTGAGTTTGAAAATTGATCGGACGATTGTTGAAGATGCCGAAAATGTTTGCTTCAAGGACGCCACAGTCGATTGCGATCAACCGAAAGAAGAAGACGAACCATGTCGGAAGCCGGAGGATTTCTCCGCCGTTCTCGTTCGAAGAGGTTCGTTCACTTTAGAAGCACCAAGTCCGGGACTGGGAAAGCTGCCACAAACCTCCACAACGCCCCTAAAGGAGAAACAACCGGAGTTGGTTGTCGATTCGGACGAGGAGGAGTCCCCCAGACCACGATTGATCCGTTCCAATTCGTACACCCTGGACAGTCCGAGCCCACTGCTGATGAAGCATCTGCACAATCAAAGTTTAAACATCAAGAGTTCCGCCTCGATGGGGGAAATCGAAACCGGCACGGGCAAATCCCACGTGAAGAAACTGGATTTTGGCGGTGGGGGTGAAGCAGTGGCCAAGAAAGCTGCCAAGACTGCCCATCAGGGAGCCAAACCGAAATGGGTGTCCACCAAAAAGGTTTCACCGAAACCGCTGAGTCCGGTCAAGAAGTATAAAAGCCCTTATGAGTCGACGGCGAAGGCGTTAGCTGCTGCTAACAAGAAGAAGCCTAAACAACGGGAACACTCTTTGGAAAGTCCGCTGAAGAGACCGAGCAAACCAGCGGAATCGACGCCCCTAAGCGATTGCCAGCAGCGAATGAAGGAAATGCAAGCCGAGCACGAACGGCGGGTAAAGGAGTTGCTCAAGCGGCAGGAAGAAGAGCAACTCAAGTTGCAGGAAAGCTTTCGCCAACAGCAGGAAGAGCTCATGAAGATGCTCCCGATGCCCTTGCTAGACCAAATCCACACCTCGACCCCGTTACTCACGAGCCCGGATGAATCGACAGTCGGGGAAGAAGAAGGAGGAGATGCGGCCAAGCCGTCTTTTAGGACGTTGAACATCAGCTCGAAGGATTTCGTTAACAACAATGAGTCCCAGTCCAGCATTGGGCATGCTTCGTCCTCGAGGCATACCGTCGTGTCTTCCGATGCCAGTCGAACCAGTTTGGATTTGGAAAATTCCGACGAACTGTATCGAACATGTGAGAACAATGTGCTCAGTCGTCGGGCGTCGGCCGGAGGTGAACCAAGGTAAGacaaatatataaaaatgaatgcctgtctgtctgtctgtctgtctgtctgtctgtctgtctgtctgtctgtctgtctgtctgtctgtctgtctgtctgtctgtctgtctgtctgtctgtctgtctgtctgtctgtctgtctgtctgtctgtctgtctgtctgtctgtctgtctgtctgtctgtctgtctgtctgtctgtctgtctgtctgtctgtctgtctgtctgtctgtctgtctgtctgtctgtctgtctgtctgtctgtctgtctgtctgtctgtctgtctgtctgtctgtctgtctgtctgtctgtctgtctgtctgtctgtctgtctgtctgtctgtctgtctgtctgtctgtctgtctgtctgtctgtctgtctgtctgtctgtctgtctgtctgtctgtctgtctgtctgtctgtctgtctgtctgtctgtctgtctgtctgtctgtctgtctgtctgtctgtctgtctgtctgtctgtctgtctgtctgtctgtctgtctgtctgtctgtctgtctgtctgtctgtctgtctgtctgtctgtctgtctgtctgtctgtctgtctgtctgtctgtctgtctgtctgtctgtctgtctgtctgtctgtctgtctgtctgtctgtctgtctgtctgtctgtctgtctgtctgtctgtctgtctgtctgtctgtctgtctgtctgtctgtctgtctgtctgtctgtctgtctgtctgtctgtctgtctgtctgtctgtctgtctgtctgtctgtctgtctgtctgtctgtctgtctgtctgtctgtctgtctgtctgtctgtctgtctgtctgtctgtctgtctgtctgtctgtctgtctgtctgtctgtctgtctgtctgtctgtctgtctgtctgtctgtctgtctgtctgtctgtctgtctgtctgtctgtctgtctgtctgtctgtctgtctgtctgtctgtctgtctgtctgtctgtctgtctgtctgtctgtctgtctgtctgtctgtctgtctgtctgtctgtctgtctgtctgtctgtctgtctgtctgtctgtctgtctgtctgtctgtctgtctgtctgtctgtctgtctgtctgtctgtctgtctgtctgtctatctgtcgCTCTTTGTATTATGATATATTTTTTTCTCATATTTCGTTTTTAGTGTTTTGTCCAGCTCTTCCCGGGATGCCAACGGCAATGGCCCATACGATGACGTCCGTAACTACCTAGAAACCATTGGCCAATCTCTACAGGATGACGATCTTAAACAGTTGTCCCGACTGGACACCAACGATCGTCCTTCGTACGACCAACAGACCCGCATTCGCCACCAGGCGGCCAGTTTGATCAATGCCTACGCTCGAGGTTATCTCACCAGAAGGCTCTTTCAAACCGGCCATGTGCAGAAAATGGTTCAGGTCATTCGTGACACGTTGCTTTTCATACTGGATCTTCACCACGAACGGCACTCGGCTCGTCAACAAGTCCGAAGTCCGGCAGATGTTCAGCTGAAGCGCACTCTCCTGCAGCAACTCACATCGGCATGCTACCAGCTGCACGAGGTATTCTTCGAAACCACCGTTCCGCAACGGATGGCCATCATTCGGCGGGATCGAGATGCGTTGCGAAGGAAGTTGGAGAATCGTCCCCGGACGGCCGGCTCAGTAGGATCGACCGTGTCCAGTCGCTCTTCGGTCAGCAGCAGCAGTACCGCCACTGCGGCCAGGAAGCAAACGAACGCTTATCGGAAGCTGCAGATGTGTTCATTGTAAGTACCTATTTACTACTACTTGATCTGGGTCATATCGCGCTATCTATCTAGATAACCTAAGACCTACAATAGGGTGCGGCCTATTTTGCAAACCTGGTTCGCATCGAAATCAGGAACCTGAATCAAGAAAAGTCAACGAACTCCAAATCAAAATAAGCCGCATCCTAGTCTACGAAGGTTTACAATGCACAAATGCCTAGAGTTCAATTGTTACAGAAACATACAGCAGAGTTAAGTAGTCTATTAAAACAAATCATTTAACACCACTTTCATCTCGCATCTAACCCAAACAACTTCTCCATTTCGCCACGCTTCTTTGCTTCTTGCTTGGTATCATGGGAATCCTCAAATGGCACGAAAATTCTTACACGAAGATATTCAGTAAATATTGAAGGTGAACCCTCGAACGCGGAAGAAACTGCCACCAATGAGGGGAGCATGAACGGATCAATGCACGACGTTGACCCCGTTCTTCCGAAACCAAGGGAGTACCTCTGCAATAGTGCTCCCCCCAGCCGAAGTTCTCTGCATTCATCATCGTCAACTCGACGTAACTCGCCTGCACCCAGTCTGTCGGCTACGGTTGTCTCCCGACTTGTGCACCAGATGAAGCAAGCCATTGCaccccaacaacaacaacaacaacaccaacAATACTGCCAAGAAGAAATCAACAAGCTGAAGCTCCTCCGTCCCAAGACATCGGAAGCAGCCTTGATTGGAGCCAGTGCCTATCAGCGTCGTACACATTGGGACCAAAAATATTTCTAAGCTTTTCACATTTATTAGAATAAGACACCGTGCTAATATGCTAGATATGCgaatttattttctatgaaaatttaaatACACTTGTGCCTCGTTATTTCAGACTTCAACAGTTACGGATATCGATAAATTCATAAGATTCTCACGGGGTGTTACAGTAGGTATGTTACAGTTTATGCCTAAGCTTTGAAGACTTCCCGTCCTATCTCCTACGTTCGGCGACCGTTTTTGTACGGGTTCATCGTTCTGAGCTGCTCGGGGTCGTAGCGGATGCGAATCGGTGGCATCGGCGGGGTCATCTCGATGATGGCCGGATCCGGAATGCACTGTATCTGTTGCTGTTCGGTGGCAAATTTGTTATTGATAGGGACACGCGACACCAAATGCCTTGGGACGAAATTCTTTTCCTTGAAATCAAAATAGTGCTCGCGTTTGTAGTTTTCAACCGTTTTCAACAGTGGCAACACCGGTCGGTTCTTCGCCTTAGCATCCGAAATCAGTTCGTCGGCGTACTTCAGGAAATGGTTGTTCTCCTTTTCGGCGCTGTTCCGCATGTACTCCAATTCAGCACGGGTATCTGCCTCCTGTTTCTCTCGAGCTTCTATTTCATCG includes:
- the LOC109427424 gene encoding uncharacterized protein LOC109427424 isoform X1, which encodes MSSGFSSVFKINGVPILPPVMTDEVRAEVARYRQMAVQLEQKLLSLKIDRTIVEDAENVCFKDATVDCDQPKEEDEPCRKPEDFSAVLVRRGSFTLEAPSPGLGKLPQTSTTPLKEKQPELVVDSDEEESPRPRLIRSNSYTLDSPSPLLMKHLHNQSLNIKSSASMGEIETGTGKSHVKKLDFGGGGEAVAKKAAKTAHQGAKPKWVSTKKVSPKPLSPVKKYKSPYESTAKALAAANKKKPKQREHSLESPLKRPSKPAESTPLSDCQQRMKEMQAEHERRVKELLKRQEEEQLKLQESFRQQQEELMKMLPMPLLDQIHTSTPLLTSPDESTVGEEEGGDAAKPSFRTLNISSKDFVNNNESQSSIGHASSSRHTVVSSDASRTSLDLENSDELYRTCENNVLSRRASAGGEPSVLSSSSRDANGNGPYDDVRNYLETIGQSLQDDDLKQLSRLDTNDRPSYDQQTRIRHQAASLINAYARGYLTRRLFQTGHVQKMVQVIRDTLLFILDLHHERHSARQQVRSPADVQLKRTLLQQLTSACYQLHEVFFETTVPQRMAIIRRDRDALRRKLENRPRTAGSVGSTVSSRSSVSSSSTATAARKQTNAYRKLQMCSLYSVNIEGEPSNAEETATNEGSMNGSMHDVDPVLPKPREYLCNSAPPSRSSLHSSSSTRRNSPAPSLSATVVSRLVHQMKQAIAPQQQQQQHQQYCQEEINKLKLLRPKTSEAALIGASAYQRRTHWDQKYF
- the LOC109427424 gene encoding uncharacterized protein LOC109427424 isoform X2, giving the protein MSSGFSSVFKINGVPILPPVMTDEVRAEVARYRQMAVQLEQKLLSLKIDRTIVEDAENVCFKDATVDCDQPKEEDEPCRKPEDFSAVLVRRGSFTLEAPSPGLGKLPQTSTTPLKEKQPELVVDSDEEESPRPRLIRSNSYTLDSPSPLLMKHLHNQSLNIKSSASMGEIETGTGKSHVKKLDFGGGGEAVAKKAAKTAHQGAKPKWVSTKKVSPKPLSPVKKYKSPYESTAKALAAANKKKPKQREHSLESPLKRPSKPAESTPLSDCQQRMKEMQAEHERRVKELLKRQEEEQLKLQESFRQQQEELMKMLPMPLLDQIHTSTPLLTSPDESTVGEEEGGDAAKPSFRTLNISSKDFVNNNESQSSIGHASSSRHTVVSSDASRTSLDLENSDELYRTCENNVLSRRASAGGEPSVLSSSSRDANGNGPYDDVRNYLETIGQSLQDDDLKQLSRLDTNDRPSYDQQTRIRHQAASLINAYARGYLTRRLFQTGHVQKMVQVIRDTLLFILDLHHERHSARQQVRSPADVQLKRTLLQQLTSACYQLHEVFFETTVPQRMAIIRRDRDALRRKLENRPRTAGSVGSTVSSRSSVSSSSTATAARKQTNAYRKLQMCSFKY